TTTCATGACCTCCCCTTCATTGCCAAAATAAAGCCCGCCATCGGTTAGCGTGCCATCGACATCGAAACCCATCAGCCTGATCTTGGCAGCAGCCAGTTCGGCTGTAGGTCTGTTCTCGTATTCAGGATTCATCAAACCACCTTGGCTTCAAACAGGTCATGAAAGTTCAGTGCACCGACAATTTGCCGGTTTTCATCCACCACCACCACTTGGCTGACATGGTTCACTTCCATCATGCGAACAGCCTCTACTGCCAGTTTGTCGGCGGAAATACACCGCGGTGCGGTGTTCATGACTTCGCTGACCAATAGCCCGCGAAGGTCAAGGCCCTGCTCAATCAACCGACGCAAATCACCATCGGTGAACACGCCGAGCAATTTGTCGTCGGGCGAGACCACTGCAGTCATGCCCAGCCCCTTTTTTGTAATTTCCAGGATTGCATTCGAAATGCTGGCCGAGGGAGCAACCTTGGGAATGCGCTCGCCCTTGCGCATCACATCGCTGACGTGAGTCAGCAACTTGCGACCCAGGCTGCCGCCGGGGTGGGACAGTGCGAAGTCTTCTTCGCTGAAACCGCGGGCTTTCAGTACCACAACAGCCAATGCGTCGCCCAGAGCCAAAGCGACCGTTGTGCTGGCTGTGGGTGCAAGGTTCAGCGGACATGCTTCCTTTTCAACACAGCAATCCAGAACCACGTCGGCTTGCCTGGCGAGGGCTGAGTCAAGCTTGCCGGTCATGGCCACAATCTTTGCGCCACGTCGTGCAATGGCGGGCAGTACGGCAACCAATTCTTCTGTGTTGCCTGAATTTGAAAGGGCGATCACGATGTCATCAGCGGTGATCATGCCCAAATCGCCATGTGAGGCTTCTGTGGCGTGAATGAAAAAGGACGGGGTTCCTGTGCTAGCCAATGTGGCTGCGATTTTCTTGGCAATCAATCCCGATTTGCCCACACCAACCAGAATGACCCGACCAGTGCAATTCAATATGGCTTTTACGGCGTCGCTGAATTGGGAGTTCAGCCTGTCCGACATGGCCAATACAGCCTGTGCTTCGATGGCCAAGGCTTCTCTGGCCAAGGCCAGAAAATCTGGATTGTCGAGTTTCGACGGCGGTTTTGACATTGAGGCCCCTGATAAACTTGGATAAAAGTTGCTTGAGACTGTGCTGTTTTCAGGGCAGTATAGCAAAGCGCGTGCCAATTCTCTTCACTTCCTAAGCATTAAACGTGCCTAACGCCCTAGAGCTTTCACTGATACTCATGCTGGTCGCCGTCTTGGCGGTCTC
The nucleotide sequence above comes from Limnobacter thiooxidans. Encoded proteins:
- a CDS encoding KpsF/GutQ family sugar-phosphate isomerase, which produces MSKPPSKLDNPDFLALAREALAIEAQAVLAMSDRLNSQFSDAVKAILNCTGRVILVGVGKSGLIAKKIAATLASTGTPSFFIHATEASHGDLGMITADDIVIALSNSGNTEELVAVLPAIARRGAKIVAMTGKLDSALARQADVVLDCCVEKEACPLNLAPTASTTVALALGDALAVVVLKARGFSEEDFALSHPGGSLGRKLLTHVSDVMRKGERIPKVAPSASISNAILEITKKGLGMTAVVSPDDKLLGVFTDGDLRRLIEQGLDLRGLLVSEVMNTAPRCISADKLAVEAVRMMEVNHVSQVVVVDENRQIVGALNFHDLFEAKVV